From Bacillus oleivorans, the proteins below share one genomic window:
- a CDS encoding sugar ABC transporter ATP-binding protein: MTTILKMNGIRKEFPGVVALDGVDISLEEGKVLALLGENGAGKSTLMKILSGSYQPDGGSIEIFGKKVEIKNVTHARELGISIIYQELSLSPNMTVAENIFALYEPVKYGLIDDKAMNRQSQALLDELGISISPTALVKELSISNQQMIEIAKAISSDPKIIIMDEPTSALSSKETEILFNIIRKLKSKGCSVIYISHRMEEIFEITDSVSVLRDGKYIGTVETNDTTSDQLITMMVGRSMDEIYPVKDFPYVRDEALLELKGYHLQGKYHNVSFTVRPGEIVGLYGLMGSGRTEIAQGIFGMLKKEQGEMFINGKKVEVDNPSTAIKNGIAFVTEDRKHEGLVLSGSVYENTTIANLNKVLNKFKLIKHNKEVEITKRHVESLKIKTPSIYQTVNKLSGGNQQKIVLAKWFEIEPDILILDEPTRGIDVGAKFEIYKLMIELAKKGVGIIMISSELPEVLNTSDRMLVVRDREIVAEIKNPKETTQEKVMNYITSEKASHV; the protein is encoded by the coding sequence ATGACTACTATACTTAAAATGAATGGCATCAGAAAAGAATTCCCTGGTGTCGTTGCTCTAGATGGAGTCGATATTAGTCTTGAAGAAGGAAAAGTATTGGCGCTTTTAGGAGAAAACGGAGCCGGAAAATCCACTTTAATGAAAATCTTGTCAGGTTCCTATCAGCCTGATGGTGGATCTATTGAAATCTTTGGTAAAAAAGTAGAAATCAAAAATGTTACGCATGCTAGGGAGCTCGGAATTTCTATTATCTATCAAGAGCTTAGTCTTAGCCCGAACATGACAGTAGCTGAGAATATCTTTGCCTTATACGAACCTGTTAAATATGGACTCATTGATGATAAAGCAATGAACCGCCAAAGCCAGGCGTTGCTTGATGAATTAGGTATTTCTATTTCTCCAACTGCACTTGTCAAAGAACTTTCTATTTCAAACCAACAGATGATCGAAATCGCAAAAGCAATCAGTTCCGATCCGAAAATTATTATCATGGACGAACCGACTTCTGCTTTAAGTAGTAAAGAAACTGAAATTTTATTCAATATTATTCGAAAGCTAAAAAGCAAAGGCTGCTCAGTTATCTATATTTCCCATCGAATGGAAGAAATTTTTGAAATCACGGACTCAGTCAGTGTTTTACGAGATGGAAAATACATTGGAACTGTTGAAACGAACGATACAACTTCTGATCAGTTGATCACTATGATGGTCGGAAGAAGCATGGATGAAATTTATCCAGTAAAAGATTTTCCATACGTACGCGACGAAGCATTACTAGAATTAAAAGGATATCATCTTCAAGGAAAGTATCATAATGTTTCATTTACTGTTCGTCCTGGAGAAATTGTGGGCCTATACGGCTTGATGGGTTCTGGTAGAACGGAAATTGCCCAAGGAATTTTCGGGATGTTGAAAAAAGAACAGGGTGAAATGTTCATCAATGGGAAGAAGGTAGAGGTAGATAATCCTTCTACAGCTATTAAAAATGGAATTGCATTTGTTACAGAAGACAGAAAGCACGAAGGACTCGTATTATCCGGCAGTGTCTATGAAAATACAACAATTGCAAACTTAAATAAAGTTTTAAATAAGTTCAAACTCATTAAGCATAACAAGGAAGTTGAGATTACAAAACGTCATGTCGAAAGCTTGAAGATCAAAACACCAAGCATTTACCAAACCGTCAATAAACTAAGTGGCGGAAATCAACAAAAAATTGTTCTTGCTAAATGGTTTGAAATTGAACCTGACATATTGATTTTAGACGAACCAACCAGAGGTATTGATGTTGGCGCTAAATTTGAAATATATAAACTGATGATTGAGCTAGCGAAAAAAGGGGTTGGCATTATCATGATTTCCTCCGAGCTTCCTGAGGTTCTTAACACTTCAGACCGTATGCTTGTTGTAAGGGATCGTGAAATTGTGGCGGAAATCAAGAATCCGAAAGAAACGACTCAAGAAAAAGTAATGAACTATATTACGTCAGAAAAAGCATCTCATGTATAA
- a CDS encoding ABC transporter permease produces MKTNRLQTFQNNGIIKSYGGVLVALAALVILFSFLTPHFLNTNNLLTIFSQVSIIAIMAFGMTFVLMIGEIDLSVGSIAALSGLVLGIMLSMGMHAIIAIMIALLVGALAGGANGLISAKWKIPTFIVTVATMEIFRGIGYSTTDAKPVQIDDSFVLFLGNKKLFGVVPVSVIITLVLLIVFHILLSKTKFGRRAKITGGNKMSAEYVGINTKALQIRVFMISGIAAAVSGILLSSRLYSAQPNAATGYELDAIAAAVLGGTSLTGGYGTVFGTFIGALIIGVINNGMNLIGLPYFYQQIVKGVIIIVAVYIDVRNKGRILGK; encoded by the coding sequence ATGAAGACCAACAGACTCCAAACTTTTCAAAATAACGGAATCATAAAGAGCTACGGCGGGGTTTTGGTAGCCTTAGCGGCGCTAGTTATTCTATTTTCATTTTTAACTCCTCACTTTTTAAATACAAATAACCTGTTAACGATTTTCTCACAGGTATCCATCATTGCCATTATGGCCTTCGGGATGACGTTTGTCCTTATGATTGGTGAAATCGATTTATCAGTAGGATCGATTGCAGCTCTTAGTGGTCTTGTTCTTGGAATTATGCTTTCAATGGGCATGCATGCCATCATTGCGATTATGATTGCTCTTTTAGTAGGAGCATTAGCGGGTGGAGCTAACGGTTTAATCAGTGCAAAATGGAAAATTCCAACGTTCATCGTTACAGTCGCAACGATGGAGATTTTCCGTGGAATTGGATATTCAACTACTGACGCAAAGCCTGTGCAAATTGACGATTCTTTTGTCTTATTTTTAGGTAACAAAAAACTGTTCGGTGTGGTTCCAGTTTCAGTTATCATCACGCTTGTTCTACTAATCGTTTTCCATATCTTATTGTCTAAAACGAAGTTTGGTAGACGTGCCAAAATTACAGGCGGAAATAAAATGTCTGCTGAGTACGTTGGGATTAACACAAAAGCACTACAAATTCGAGTGTTTATGATCTCTGGTATTGCAGCTGCAGTCAGTGGAATTTTGCTTTCTTCTCGTCTGTATTCTGCTCAGCCGAACGCAGCAACAGGCTATGAGCTGGATGCAATCGCTGCTGCAGTACTAGGAGGAACAAGTTTAACAGGTGGTTACGGAACCGTATTCGGTACCTTTATCGGTGCATTGATTATTGGTGTGATTAACAACGGTATGAACTTAATTGGCCTTCCTTATTTCTATCAACAAATAGTAAAAGGTGTCATCATCATCGTGGCCGTTTATATTGATGTACGTAATAAAGGAAGAATTCTCGGCAAATAA
- a CDS encoding substrate-binding domain-containing protein — protein MKKILVLALALMIALLGACSSQSGGSSDDGITIGASLLTASHPFQVAIKEAIEAEAGKQDVKVDIAIADQDLNRQISSIEDFINKQVDAIIVTPVDSDGIKGALIKAKDAGIPVVTVDIKANGVEVDSHIATDNYTGGMIAAEAMAKYMGGEGEVGLITYPEVQSVRDRIDGFKANAANHPGMEIVTELPGRTREEAKSASEDMLTAQPNLKGIFGFGDDMAIAATAAITERGADAVVIGFDGLEEALKSVDEDNAFKAVVVQFPDKMGEVAVQNAVKLANGEEVEKEVPITPGLYVHSEGFVDVTVDNGKVTIPE, from the coding sequence ATGAAAAAAATATTAGTTCTTGCATTAGCATTAATGATTGCTCTTTTAGGGGCATGCAGCAGCCAATCAGGCGGCAGCTCAGATGACGGGATTACGATTGGTGCTTCTCTTTTAACAGCATCTCACCCATTCCAAGTAGCAATTAAAGAGGCAATTGAAGCCGAAGCAGGTAAACAAGATGTGAAAGTTGATATCGCAATTGCCGATCAAGACTTAAATCGTCAAATTTCTTCTATTGAAGACTTTATTAACAAGCAAGTAGATGCGATTATTGTAACTCCAGTTGATTCTGATGGAATCAAAGGTGCCTTAATAAAAGCAAAAGATGCTGGCATCCCAGTTGTAACTGTAGACATTAAAGCAAATGGCGTAGAAGTAGATTCACATATTGCTACTGACAACTATACAGGTGGTATGATTGCAGCTGAAGCAATGGCTAAATATATGGGTGGCGAAGGTGAAGTTGGTTTAATTACTTATCCAGAAGTTCAATCAGTTCGTGACCGTATCGATGGATTTAAAGCAAATGCGGCTAATCACCCAGGCATGGAAATTGTTACAGAACTGCCAGGACGTACAAGAGAAGAAGCGAAATCGGCTTCTGAGGATATGTTAACTGCACAACCTAATCTAAAAGGTATTTTCGGTTTCGGTGATGACATGGCAATCGCTGCAACCGCTGCCATCACAGAAAGAGGAGCAGATGCAGTTGTAATTGGATTTGATGGTCTAGAAGAAGCACTGAAATCTGTAGATGAAGATAACGCGTTCAAAGCAGTAGTTGTTCAATTCCCAGACAAAATGGGAGAAGTTGCTGTACAAAATGCTGTAAAACTAGCAAACGGCGAGGAAGTTGAAAAAGAGGTTCCTATTACACCTGGTCTTTATGTACATAGTGAAGGTTTCGTAGATGTTACGGTTGATAATGGCAAAGTAACAATTCCAGAATAA
- a CDS encoding LacI family DNA-binding transcriptional regulator: MSTIKDVSRVSGISIGTVSRYLNGHKVKKENQIKIEKAIEELGYKVNLMARGLKTNKTFTVGVIVPSVTDIFSNQVIEGMEEILDSEKYSLIVCSSRNSIETEKEKILFLKEKRVDGIIMMPVSDENEHVHQLLSEKVPVILIDRLLDGVDCDAVVCDNVNGAYRAIEQLIQYGHRRIGIIAGPNNVFTARERLNGYVRALSDYKIPIDDSLIEYALYAKGGGYDGYVKLLNLPERPTAIFATNYETTMTGVKYMMENGIKIGEDISLFGYDNTDVFQMLTPSIATVVQPMNSIGEHAAKLLLQRIDNDYKHYPIVYRLKTKILSGTSIKKLI, translated from the coding sequence ATGAGCACGATAAAGGATGTATCTCGGGTTTCTGGAATCTCAATTGGAACCGTTTCCAGATATCTGAATGGTCATAAGGTGAAGAAAGAGAACCAGATTAAAATTGAAAAGGCAATTGAAGAACTGGGATACAAAGTGAACCTTATGGCAAGAGGGCTAAAGACGAATAAGACTTTTACCGTTGGTGTGATCGTACCCAGTGTTACGGACATCTTTAGTAACCAGGTTATTGAAGGGATGGAAGAGATACTAGATTCGGAAAAATATAGTCTGATTGTTTGTAGCTCTAGAAATAGTATCGAAACTGAAAAAGAAAAGATTTTATTTTTAAAAGAAAAGCGTGTAGATGGAATCATTATGATGCCGGTTTCCGATGAAAATGAGCATGTTCATCAACTATTGTCAGAGAAAGTCCCTGTTATTCTGATTGACCGATTACTAGATGGGGTAGATTGTGACGCGGTTGTTTGTGACAACGTAAATGGAGCTTATCGGGCCATTGAACAATTAATTCAATACGGTCACCGTCGGATCGGAATTATTGCAGGTCCGAACAATGTGTTTACCGCTAGAGAGCGTTTAAATGGATATGTTCGAGCTTTAAGTGATTATAAGATTCCAATTGATGACTCTCTCATTGAATACGCACTGTATGCTAAAGGCGGCGGCTACGATGGGTATGTGAAACTACTAAACTTACCCGAAAGACCTACAGCTATTTTTGCCACAAACTATGAAACAACAATGACGGGTGTTAAATACATGATGGAGAATGGGATCAAGATTGGGGAAGATATTTCCTTATTCGGATACGATAATACGGATGTTTTCCAAATGCTGACACCATCCATTGCCACCGTTGTTCAGCCGATGAATTCTATTGGCGAACATGCAGCCAAACTTTTATTACAAAGAATTGATAACGATTACAAACACTATCCAATCGTTTATCGTTTAAAAACGAAAATTCTTTCAGGTACATCTATTAAAAAACTAATCTAA